One Salvia splendens isolate huo1 chromosome 12, SspV2, whole genome shotgun sequence genomic window carries:
- the LOC121759362 gene encoding choline-phosphate cytidylyltransferase 2-like — MVDSGVAAAATEQRQTTTANAAELTKSDAVNAPSSSDRPIRVYADGIYDLFHFGHARSLEQAKKSFPNTYLLVGCCNDEVTHKFKGKTVMTESERYESLRHCKWVDEVIPDAPWVIDQEFLDKHNIDYVAHDSLPYADASGAGNDVYEFVKAVGRFKETKRTEGISTSDIIMRIVKDYNQYVMRNLDRGYSRKELNLSYVKEKRLRVNMRLRKLQEKVKEHQEKVGEKIQTVAKTATIRRDMWVENADRLVAGFLEMFEERCHKMGTAIRDRIQESLRGQNGRGLLDYGEDGDDQEDYYDSEEGYYDDDEYYDSDDK; from the exons ATGGTCGATAGCGGTGTTGCtgcggcggcgacggagcagAGGCAGACCACCACTGCCAACGCAGCTGAGCTCACCAAGAGCGACGCCGTCAACGCTCCTTCTTCGTCTGACCGCCCAATTCGTGTCTACGCCGACGGGATCTACGATCTGTTTCACTTCGGCCACGCTCGCTCCCTCGAGCAAGCCAAAAAATC gTTTCCGAATACTTACTTGCTTGTTGGGTGCTGCAATGATGAGGTTACACACAAGTTCAAAGGGAAGACTGTTATGACTGAATCGGAGCGTTATGAATCCCTTCGCCATTGCAA GTGGGTGGATGAGGTTATTCCTGATGCCCCATGGGTGATTGATCAAGAATTCTTGGACAAGCACAATATAGATTACGTTGCTCACGATTCTCTCCC TTATGCTGATGCAAGTGGAGCTGGAAATGATGTTTATGAATTT GTCAAAGCTGTGGGGAGGTTTAAAGAGACCAAAAGGACTGAGGGGATCTCAACATCTGACATCATTATGAGGATAGTAAAAGACTACAACCAATATGTGATGCGCAATTTGGACCGTGGGTATTCAAGAAAGGAGCTTAATCTTAGCTATGTCAAG gAAAAGCGACTAAGGGTAAATATGCGACTAAGGAAGCTGCAAGAGAAAGTTAAGGAGCATCAAGAAAAGGTTGGGGAGAAG ATACAAACAGTTGCCAAAACAGCTACCATTCGCCGGGACATGTGGGTTGAAAATGCTGACAGACTGGTTGCTGGATTCCTCGAGATGTTTGAGGAGCGTTGTCACAAAATG GGAACTGCCATTAGGGACCGGATTCAAGAGAGTTTAAGGGGACAGAACGGAAGGGGCTTACTGGATTACGGGGAAGATGGCGATGACCAAGAAGACTACTATGACTCCGAGGAAGGGTactatgatgatgatgaatacTATGACAGTGATGATAAATGA
- the LOC121757193 gene encoding VQ motif-containing protein 22-like — MAISQTMSNPSDWLFQPYQNDFSQINQNINASPTAALANGSSSSNNNNNNNNNHLCPEEGRVAKPARRRSRASRRTPTTLLNADAANFRAMVQHFTGRPAAAVSFASGQHPIPNRGGGPANYMDHVAVAGFHVQYPQQQPQNMFVMDNGGGVPPQTAAGNGNGINFGNFMV; from the coding sequence ATGGCTATTAGCCAAACCATGTCAAACCCTAGTGATTGGCTTTTCCAACCCTACCAAAATGATTTCTCTCAAATCAACCAAAACATCAATGCTTCTCCCACTGCTGCTCTAGCCAACGGCTCGAGCAGCAGtaataataacaacaacaacaacaacaaccacTTATGCCCTGAGGAAGGCCGTGTGGCCAAGCCAGCGCGAAGGCGGTCTAGGGCCTCAAGGCGGACCCCTACCACCCTACTCAACGCCGACGCGGCCAACTTCAGGGCCATGGTGCAGCACTTCACCGGCCGCCCTGCCGCCGCCGTCTCATTCGCATCCGGGCAGCACCCAATCCCCAACCGAGGAGGCGGGCCCGCGAACTACATGGACCACGTGGCTGTCGCGGGTTTCCACGTGCAATATCCGCAGCAGCAGCCGCAGAATATGTTTGTGATGGACAACGGCGGCGGTGTGCCGCCGCAGACGGCGGCGGGGAATGGGAATGGGATCAATTTTGGCAACTTTATGGTGTGA
- the LOC121758738 gene encoding protein FAR-RED ELONGATED HYPOCOTYL 3-like isoform X2, with product MGDEDKLHVEDVDDMNSPLPDIDFKDVTILEPLPGMEFGSHGDAYAFYQEYARSVGFNTAIQNSRRSKTSREFIDAKFACSRYGTKREYEKSLNRPRSRQGSNQDAENAPGRRACAKTDCKASMHVKRRSDGKWIIHRFEKEHNHELLPAQAVSEQTRRMYAAMARQFAEYKSAVGLKHDSRSQFEKGRSMAMDAVEASAMLEFFVHMQTLNPNFFYAVNVGKDQRLRSLLWIDAKSRHDYPNFSDVVSFDTSYIRNKYKMPLALFVGVNQHYQFMLLGCALVSDENDETYSWIMQTWLKAMGSQAPKIMLTEQDRFFKSVISDVLPSTLHFFSLWHIIGKISETLNNVIKQNEKFMSKFEKCIYRSWTEEEFEKRWRKLVDRFELKENELIQSLYEDRKLWAPNFMKDGFFAGMSTGQRSDSVNSFFDKYVHKKTTVQEFIKQYDAILQDRYEEEAKASSDTWNKQPALKSPSPFEKHVASLYTHSVFRKFQVEVLGAVACIPKKEEQVDVVVTFKVQDYERNQEFVVTLNDLKSEVSCICRLFELKGFLCRHAMIVLQICGISAIPSQYILKRWTKDAKSRYSMGEGSEQVQSRLQRYNDLCQRAMKLSEEGSLSQESYNLSLRALDEAFETCLNANYSNKNLLEAGHSASPGILCIEDDIQNGSLSKTNKKKNATKKRKVNMGPDVITVGTTESLQQIEKLSSRPVNLDGFFSHHQGAPGMLNLMGSTRDSYFGNQPAIQGLGQLNSIAPTHDGYYGTQPAMPGMGHMEFFRNSNFGYGIRQDDPNVRTSQLHDDAPRHA from the exons ATGGGAGATGAGGACAAGTTGCATGTTGAAGATGTGGATGACATGAATTCTCCCTTACCTGATATCGATTTTAAAGATGTGACGATTCTTGAGCCACTTCCTGGTATGGAATTTGGGTCTCATGGGGACGCCTATGCTTTCTATCAGGAATATGCAAGATCTGTGGGATTTAATACTGCAATTCAGAATAGCCGGCGTTCAAAAACATCAAGGGAATTCATCGACGCAAAGTTTGCATGCTCTAGATATGGAACAAAGCGTGAGTATGAGAAATCTTTGAACCGCCCACGCAGTAGACAAGGAAGCAATCAGGATGCTGAGAATGCTCCAGGTCGTCGAGCATGTGCCAAGACAGATTGTAAAGCAAGCATGCACGTTAAGAGAAGGTCTGATGGGAAATGGATAATCCATAGATTTGAGAAAGAGCATAACCATGAACTGTTACCTGCCCAAGCTGTAAGTGAACAGACCAGAAGGATGTATGCTGCAATGGCTAGACAGTTCGCTGAATATAAAAGTGCCGTCGGTCTTAAACATGACTCCAGAAGCCAATTTGAAAAGGGCAGGAGTATGGCAATGGATGCAGTGGAGGCGAGTGCTATGCTTGAGTTTTTCGTCCATATGCAGACTCTAAATCCTAACTTCTTTTATGCAGTGAATGTTGGCAAGGATCAACGTCTGAGGAGTCTATTATGGATTGATGCCAAAAGCAGGCATGACTATCCCAATTTCAGTGATGTTGTATCTTTTGATACAAGCTATATCAGAAACAAGTATAAAATGCCTCTAGCTCTGTTTGTTGGGGTCAACCAGCACTACCAGTTCATGCTACTTGGATGTGCTTTGGTGTCTGATGAAAACGATGAGACGTATTCATGGATCATGCAAACGTGGTTGAAGGCTATGGGTAGTCAGGCTCCAAAAATTATGCTCACCGAGCAAGACAGATTTTTTAAATCTGTTATTTCAGATGTTTTGCCATCCACACTTCATTTTTTCTCCTTGTGGCATATAATAGGAAAGATTTCAGAAACACTGAATAATGTAATCAAACAGAACGAaaaattcatgtcaaaattcgaAAAATGCATTTATAGGTCATGGACAGAGGAGGAGTTTGAAAAGAGGTGGCGCAAGCTGGTGGATAGATTCGAACTGAAAGAGAACGAGTTGATCCAGTCATTGTATGAAGATCGCAAACTATGGGCGCCTAACTTTATGAAAGATGGATTTTTTGCTGGGATGTCGACAGGTCAACGATCAGATAGTGTGAATTCTTTCTTTGACAAGTATGTTCATAAGAAAACAACTGTGCAAGAGTTCATTAAGCAATATGATGCCATTCTGCAAGATAGGTACGAAGAGGAAGCGAAGGCCTCTTCTGATACATGGAATAAACAGCCTGCTTTGAAGTCTCCTTCACCTTTTGAGAAGCATGTAGCTAGCCTGTATACGCATTCTGTATTTAGGAAATTTCAAGTCGAGGTATTGGGCGCAGTAGCTTGTATACCTAAGAAAGAGGAACAAGTTGATGTGGTGGTCACTTTCAAAGTACAAGATTATGAGAGGAATCAAGAATTTGTTGTCACATTGAACGATTTGAAATCCGAAGTGTCCTGCATATGCCGCTTATTTGAACTGAAAGGTTTCCTTTGTAGACATGCAATGATTGTTCTTCAGATCTGTGGCATCTCAGCAATACCATCACAATATATTTTGAAACGGTGGACCAAAGACGCCAAGAGCAGATACTCAATGGGGGAAGGGTCCGAGCAGGTGCAGTCAAGGCTGCAGCGGTATAATGATCTTTGTCAAAGGGCTATGAAATTGAGTGAAGAAGGATCGTTGTCACAAGAGAGTTACAATCTGTCTCTTCGTGCACTTGATGAAGCTTTTGAGACCTGTTTGAATGCCAACTACTCCAATAAGAATCTTCTAGAAGCTGGACACTCTGCTTCCCCAGGTATTTTGTGCATTGAAGACGACATTCAAAATGGAAGTTTGAGCAAGACAAATAAGAAGAAGAATGCAACTAAGAAAAGAAAG GTTAACATGGGACCAGATGTTATTACAGTTGGCACAACAGAGAGCCTACAACAAATT GAAAAATTGAGTTCTCGACCTGTAAATCTGGATGGATTTTTTAGCCATCATCAAGGTGCTCCGGGAATG CTGAACTTAATGGGCTCCACACGCGATAGTTACTTCGGGAACCAACCTGCCATTCAGGGACTA GGCCAGCTGAACTCTATTGCACCTACTCATGATGGTTACTATGGTACTCAGCCTGCCATGCCTGGAATG GGGCATATGGAGTTCTTCCGCAATTCAAATTTTGGCTATGGAATTCGG CAGGATGATCCCAACGTGAGAACTTCCCAGTTGCACGACGACGCACCAAGACACGCGTGA
- the LOC121758738 gene encoding protein FAR-RED ELONGATED HYPOCOTYL 3-like isoform X1, which translates to MDIDLRLPSGEHDKELEEPNGIVNMLDEEEKPLNVDGVGESMGDEDKLHVEDVDDMNSPLPDIDFKDVTILEPLPGMEFGSHGDAYAFYQEYARSVGFNTAIQNSRRSKTSREFIDAKFACSRYGTKREYEKSLNRPRSRQGSNQDAENAPGRRACAKTDCKASMHVKRRSDGKWIIHRFEKEHNHELLPAQAVSEQTRRMYAAMARQFAEYKSAVGLKHDSRSQFEKGRSMAMDAVEASAMLEFFVHMQTLNPNFFYAVNVGKDQRLRSLLWIDAKSRHDYPNFSDVVSFDTSYIRNKYKMPLALFVGVNQHYQFMLLGCALVSDENDETYSWIMQTWLKAMGSQAPKIMLTEQDRFFKSVISDVLPSTLHFFSLWHIIGKISETLNNVIKQNEKFMSKFEKCIYRSWTEEEFEKRWRKLVDRFELKENELIQSLYEDRKLWAPNFMKDGFFAGMSTGQRSDSVNSFFDKYVHKKTTVQEFIKQYDAILQDRYEEEAKASSDTWNKQPALKSPSPFEKHVASLYTHSVFRKFQVEVLGAVACIPKKEEQVDVVVTFKVQDYERNQEFVVTLNDLKSEVSCICRLFELKGFLCRHAMIVLQICGISAIPSQYILKRWTKDAKSRYSMGEGSEQVQSRLQRYNDLCQRAMKLSEEGSLSQESYNLSLRALDEAFETCLNANYSNKNLLEAGHSASPGILCIEDDIQNGSLSKTNKKKNATKKRKVNMGPDVITVGTTESLQQIEKLSSRPVNLDGFFSHHQGAPGMLNLMGSTRDSYFGNQPAIQGLGQLNSIAPTHDGYYGTQPAMPGMGHMEFFRNSNFGYGIRQDDPNVRTSQLHDDAPRHA; encoded by the exons ATGGATATAGATCTTAGGTTGCCTTCTGGTGAACATGATAAAGAATTGGAAGAGCCTAATGGTATTGTTAATATGCTAGACGAGGAAGAGAAGCCTCTCAATGTAGATGGAGTGGGTGAGAGTATGGGAGATGAGGACAAGTTGCATGTTGAAGATGTGGATGACATGAATTCTCCCTTACCTGATATCGATTTTAAAGATGTGACGATTCTTGAGCCACTTCCTGGTATGGAATTTGGGTCTCATGGGGACGCCTATGCTTTCTATCAGGAATATGCAAGATCTGTGGGATTTAATACTGCAATTCAGAATAGCCGGCGTTCAAAAACATCAAGGGAATTCATCGACGCAAAGTTTGCATGCTCTAGATATGGAACAAAGCGTGAGTATGAGAAATCTTTGAACCGCCCACGCAGTAGACAAGGAAGCAATCAGGATGCTGAGAATGCTCCAGGTCGTCGAGCATGTGCCAAGACAGATTGTAAAGCAAGCATGCACGTTAAGAGAAGGTCTGATGGGAAATGGATAATCCATAGATTTGAGAAAGAGCATAACCATGAACTGTTACCTGCCCAAGCTGTAAGTGAACAGACCAGAAGGATGTATGCTGCAATGGCTAGACAGTTCGCTGAATATAAAAGTGCCGTCGGTCTTAAACATGACTCCAGAAGCCAATTTGAAAAGGGCAGGAGTATGGCAATGGATGCAGTGGAGGCGAGTGCTATGCTTGAGTTTTTCGTCCATATGCAGACTCTAAATCCTAACTTCTTTTATGCAGTGAATGTTGGCAAGGATCAACGTCTGAGGAGTCTATTATGGATTGATGCCAAAAGCAGGCATGACTATCCCAATTTCAGTGATGTTGTATCTTTTGATACAAGCTATATCAGAAACAAGTATAAAATGCCTCTAGCTCTGTTTGTTGGGGTCAACCAGCACTACCAGTTCATGCTACTTGGATGTGCTTTGGTGTCTGATGAAAACGATGAGACGTATTCATGGATCATGCAAACGTGGTTGAAGGCTATGGGTAGTCAGGCTCCAAAAATTATGCTCACCGAGCAAGACAGATTTTTTAAATCTGTTATTTCAGATGTTTTGCCATCCACACTTCATTTTTTCTCCTTGTGGCATATAATAGGAAAGATTTCAGAAACACTGAATAATGTAATCAAACAGAACGAaaaattcatgtcaaaattcgaAAAATGCATTTATAGGTCATGGACAGAGGAGGAGTTTGAAAAGAGGTGGCGCAAGCTGGTGGATAGATTCGAACTGAAAGAGAACGAGTTGATCCAGTCATTGTATGAAGATCGCAAACTATGGGCGCCTAACTTTATGAAAGATGGATTTTTTGCTGGGATGTCGACAGGTCAACGATCAGATAGTGTGAATTCTTTCTTTGACAAGTATGTTCATAAGAAAACAACTGTGCAAGAGTTCATTAAGCAATATGATGCCATTCTGCAAGATAGGTACGAAGAGGAAGCGAAGGCCTCTTCTGATACATGGAATAAACAGCCTGCTTTGAAGTCTCCTTCACCTTTTGAGAAGCATGTAGCTAGCCTGTATACGCATTCTGTATTTAGGAAATTTCAAGTCGAGGTATTGGGCGCAGTAGCTTGTATACCTAAGAAAGAGGAACAAGTTGATGTGGTGGTCACTTTCAAAGTACAAGATTATGAGAGGAATCAAGAATTTGTTGTCACATTGAACGATTTGAAATCCGAAGTGTCCTGCATATGCCGCTTATTTGAACTGAAAGGTTTCCTTTGTAGACATGCAATGATTGTTCTTCAGATCTGTGGCATCTCAGCAATACCATCACAATATATTTTGAAACGGTGGACCAAAGACGCCAAGAGCAGATACTCAATGGGGGAAGGGTCCGAGCAGGTGCAGTCAAGGCTGCAGCGGTATAATGATCTTTGTCAAAGGGCTATGAAATTGAGTGAAGAAGGATCGTTGTCACAAGAGAGTTACAATCTGTCTCTTCGTGCACTTGATGAAGCTTTTGAGACCTGTTTGAATGCCAACTACTCCAATAAGAATCTTCTAGAAGCTGGACACTCTGCTTCCCCAGGTATTTTGTGCATTGAAGACGACATTCAAAATGGAAGTTTGAGCAAGACAAATAAGAAGAAGAATGCAACTAAGAAAAGAAAG GTTAACATGGGACCAGATGTTATTACAGTTGGCACAACAGAGAGCCTACAACAAATT GAAAAATTGAGTTCTCGACCTGTAAATCTGGATGGATTTTTTAGCCATCATCAAGGTGCTCCGGGAATG CTGAACTTAATGGGCTCCACACGCGATAGTTACTTCGGGAACCAACCTGCCATTCAGGGACTA GGCCAGCTGAACTCTATTGCACCTACTCATGATGGTTACTATGGTACTCAGCCTGCCATGCCTGGAATG GGGCATATGGAGTTCTTCCGCAATTCAAATTTTGGCTATGGAATTCGG CAGGATGATCCCAACGTGAGAACTTCCCAGTTGCACGACGACGCACCAAGACACGCGTGA
- the LOC121758910 gene encoding gamma aminobutyrate transaminase 1, mitochondrial-like, translated as MMYRLLQSALRNATQAGCNLKDVSACKILQKDLVRASTATKWYGTEASVQKDVPSTDEKEFKGHDMLAPFTAGWQSTDVNPLVIAKSEGSYVYDINGKKYLDSLAGLWCTALGGNEPRLVEAAAKQLNTLPFYHSFWNRTTKPSLDLASELLEMFTANKMAKAFFTNSGSEANDTQVKLVWYYNNALGRPNKKKFIARSKSYHGSTLISASLSGLPALHQKFDLPAPFILHTDCPHYWRFHQQGESEQEFSTRLANNLENLILKEGPDTIAAFIAEPVMGAGGVIPPPATYFDKVQAVLKKYDILFIADEVICAFGRIGTMFGSDKYGIKPDLVSIAKALSSAYMPIGAVLVSPEISDVIYSQSNKLGSFSHGFTYSGHPVSCAVALEALKIYKERNIVEQVNKIAPKFQEGLKAFSGSPIVGEIRGTGLILGTEFTDNKSPNDLFPAEWGVGAYFGAQCEKRGMLVRVSGDIIMMSPPFIITPQEVDELIEIYGEALKATEERVAELKSQRK; from the exons ATGATGTATCGCCTCCTTCAATCAGCTCTCAGAAACGCCACCCAG GCTGGCTGCAACCTAAAAGATGTTTCAGCATGTAAAATTCTACAGAAAGATTTAGTTCGGGCTTCTACAGCTACGAAATGGTATGGTACAGAGGCATCTGTGCAGAAGGATGTTCCATCAACTGACGAGAAAGA GTTTAAGGGACATGATATGCTGGCGCCCTTTACGGCTGGATGGCAGTCCACGGACGTGAACCCTCTAGTAATCGCAAAATCAGAG GGGTCCTATGTGTATGACATTAACGGAAAAAAGTATCTCGATTCTCTCGCTGGTCTATGGTGCACTGCTCTTG GTGGTAACGAGCCTCGTCTTGTTGAAGCTGCGGCAAAACAACTAAACACCCTGCCGTTTTACCACTCATTTTGGAACCGTACCACAAAACCTTCTTTG GATCTAGCAAGTGAACTGCTGGAGATGTTCACAGCCAACAAAATGGCTAAGGCCTTCTTCACGAATAGTGGATCGGAAGCCAATGATACACAG GTGAAGTTGGTTTGGTATTACAACAATGCACTCGGCAGACCGAACAAGAAGAAGTTCATTGCTCGATCAAAATC ATACCATGGTTCGACGCTTATATCAGCCAGTCTTTCCGG TCTGCCTGCTCTGCACCAGAAATTTGATCTACCAGCTCCGTTTATTTTACATACCGACTGCCCTCATTATTGGCGCTTTCATCAACAAG GTGAATCGGAGCAGGAGTTCTCGACCAGGTTGGCCAATAATTTGGAAAACCTCATCCTCAAAGAAGGCCCCGACACG ATTGCTGCTTTCATAGCTGAACCAGTTATGGGGGCTGGTGGTGTGATACCTCCTCCTGCAACGTACTTCGACAAG GTTCAAGCGGTCTTAAAGAAATACGATATTCTCTTTATTGCTGATGAGGTGATATGCGCATTTGGTAGGATCGGGACAATGTTTGGTAGTGATAAGTATGGCATCAAACCTGATCTCGTCTCTATAGCAAAG GCGCTCTCTTCTGCATACATGCCTATCGGAGCTGTTCTTGTCAGCCCCGAAATCTCTGATGTCATATATTCTCAGAGCAATAAACTTG GTTCTTTCTCCCACGGATTTACTTACTCCGGACATCCTGTATCATGTGCCGTTGCACTGGAAGCACTCAAGATCTACAA GGAGAGAAATATAGTTGAGCAAGTAAACAAAATAGCCCCTAAATTTCAAGAAGGTCTGAAAGCATTTTCGGGTAGTCCCATTGTTGGTGAG ATACGTGGGACGGGATTGATTCTTGGGACGGAATTCACGGATAACAAATCACCTAACGACCTTTTTCCTGCTGAGTGGG GTGTCGGAGCTTATTTTGGAGCTCAGTGTGAGAAACGGGGCATGTTAGTTCGCGTTTCCGGTGACATTATCATGATGTCTCCTCCCTTTATCATCACTCCTCAAGAAGTTGATGAG CTGATAGAGATATATGGAGAGGCTCTTAAAGCTACAGAAGAAAGAGTGGCAGAGCTCAAGTCTCAGAGGAAATAA